The proteins below are encoded in one region of Hordeum vulgare subsp. vulgare chromosome 3H, MorexV3_pseudomolecules_assembly, whole genome shotgun sequence:
- the LOC123441019 gene encoding LOW QUALITY PROTEIN: probable protein phosphatase 2C 60 (The sequence of the model RefSeq protein was modified relative to this genomic sequence to represent the inferred CDS: inserted 1 base in 1 codon; substituted 1 base at 1 genomic stop codon): MMGQTMMRIVRPCFKPSLPDGTQVVSAGGGTREGLLWYRDAGRHACGDFSMVVVQANQLLEDASPLEAGPLIATDGPYSTFVAMYNGHGGPETARFIADNLFHHLKKFVMERQTISSDVIHRSYAATEEGFLNLVRKQWLIKPQIASVGACCLVGIINXGVLYIAXTHDSRAILRRLERGIKDIKAAQLSSEHNASVEAVRD, encoded by the exons ATGATGGGCCAGACCATGATGCGCATCGTGCGCCCCTGCTTCAAGCCCTCGCTGCCCGACGGCACGCAGGTTGTCTCCGCTGGGGGTGGCACCAGGGAGGGCCTCCTCTGGTACAGGGATGCTGGGAGGCACGCATGCGGCGACTTCTCCATGGTCGTCGTGCAGGCCAACCAGCTGCTCGAGGATGCCAGCCCGCTCGAGGCCGGCCCCCTCATCGCCACCGATGGGCCTTACAGCACCTTCGTCGCCATGTACAACGGACACGGCGGGCCCGAGACCGCCCGCTTCATCGCCGACAACCTCTTCCACCACCTAAAGA AGTTTGTGATGGAACGACAAACCATCTCATCCGATGTGATACACAGATCCTACGCTGCCACAGAGGAAGGGTTTCTCAACCTTGTGAGGAAACAGTGGCTCATCAAACCGCAGATTGCCTCGGTCGGTGCATGTTGTTTGGTTGGAATCATCAACTAAGGGGTCCTATACATAG AAACCCATGATTCTCGTGCTATCCTCCGGAGACTCGAAAGGGGCATCAAAGACATTAAGGCCGCTCAGCTCTCGTCCGAGCATAACGCGAGCGTCGAGGCTGTAAGGGATTAA